Proteins from a genomic interval of Trichoderma breve strain T069 chromosome 2, whole genome shotgun sequence:
- a CDS encoding alpha/beta hydrolase fold domain-containing protein, protein MLPSLLLPAAAAMVGASAAVADTANLAPPFDWFAIVPSEQLKYQNCYNGFKCARLVVPLDWKNPEDKNTVAIAMIKLPAVVPDNDPTFGGTIIFNPGGPGISGVDAALQGARTIQQNLADKPGVRHYEILSFDPRGVGRTTPASDCFRSDPLGRITWIVDERANGPLVYLKPAQSYGLGLAKNFAEQCRLNEEFKGSMEYVNTPSVARDMVAMIDEIDELRQREDAQRQPKPPGPQGEAERDEDGEARERPKTQLHQRGKTENHEEDENNPVPRLQYIGFSYGTILGNTFASMFPGRVGRMVLDGVHSAMDYYFEDTSTALQDTDEMFDTFLRGCFDANYAKCPFRISYKDAEDVKKKFWDWIFHLNYNPVEVNPVKGGIKVVRGSDVLAAVGSALYSPMEKFQPLALGLYDGMSIGDLNRLAAIIDEDSPKITIDASSNPLQPKSEQTWGVTCSDGPDWRGRDVNFWNKHLQKLEMKSRLFGPFWASVRSACASWPYRPNWVFGGPFKTPTPSSEPLYTSKPAAPILFLSSRYDPVAPLHVARAMAKEHPDSGVLIHWSMGHTTVGGGPSPCTWNAVREYFYEGKVQGKEFSCPAECDPWDDECKVTLDKRADGKGDSWDVWKNMTAALRQTLRPRPWGIGGP, encoded by the coding sequence ATGTTGCCTTCACTGCTGCTTCCTGCGGCCGCCGCTATGGTCGGTGCAAGTGCTGCAGTTGCAGATACTGCCAATCTCGCCCCTCCATTCGATTGGTTCGCCATCGTCCCCAGCGAGCAGCTCAAGTATCAAAACTGCtacaatggcttcaagtgCGCTCGCCTGGTTGTCCCTCTCGACTGGAAAAATCCCGAGGATAAAAATACCGTCGCCATTGCTATGATCAAGCTGCCAGCTGTTGTTCCAGACAACGACCCGACCTTTGGCggcaccatcatcttcaatccCGGCGGCCCCGGCATCTCTGGCGTCGATGCCGCCCTCCAGGGAGCCAGGACGATCCAGCAGAACCTCGCTGATAAGCCTGGTGTTCGTCACTATGAGATCTTATCCTTTGATCCCCGCGGCGTTGGGAGAACAACCCCAGCCAGCGACTGTTTCCGCTCCGATCCCCTTGGCCGCATTACTTGGATCGTCGACGAGCGTGCCAACGGTCCGCTCGTCTACCTCAAGCCCGCACAATCCTACGGCCTGGGTCTCGCGAAAAACTTTGCCGAGCAATGTAGACTCAATGAGGAGTTCAAGGGGAGCATGGAGTACGTCAACACTCCAAGCGTGGCCCGCGACATGGTGGCGATGATTGACGAAATCGACGAGCTGAGGCAGCGCGAGGATGCTCAGAGGCAGCCCAAGCCACCAGgccctcaaggagaagccgagagagatgaagatggagaagctcgGGAGAGGCCTAAGACgcagcttcatcaaagagGCAAGACAGAgaatcatgaagaagatgagaacaACCCCGTACCGCGGCTTCAGTATATCGGCTTCTCGTATGGCACAATCCTGGGCAACACTTTTGCATCTATGTTCCCAGGCCGCGTTGGACGCATGGTCCTCGACGGCGTGCACAGCGCCATGGATTACTACTTTGAAGACACAAGCACCGCCCTCCAAGACACTGACGAGATGTTTGATACGTTCTTGCGGGGCTGCTTCGATGCCAATTACGCCAAATGTCCCTTCCGCATATCCTACAAAGACGCCGAGGACGTCAAGAAGAAGTTCTGGGATTGGATCTTCCACCTCAATTATAACCCCGTTGAGGTGAACCCAGTCAAAGGCGGTATCAAGGTCGTCAGAGGATCCGACGTTCTCGCGGCTGTTGGCAGCGCCCTGTACAGCCCTATGGAGAAGTTTCAGCCCCTTGCCTTGGGCCTCTACGATGGCATGAGCATCGGTGACCTGAACCGCCTCGCGGCCATCATTGACGAGGACAGCCCCAAGATTACGATAGACGCCAGCTCGAACCCATTGCAGCCCAAGTCCGAGCAAACATGGGGCGTCACCTGCAGCGACGGCCCGGACTGGCGCGGCAGAGACGTCAACTTTTGGAATAAGCACCTCcagaagctggagatgaaATCGAGGCTCTTTGGCCCCTTCTGGGCCAGCGTCCGCTCCGCCTGCGCGAGTTGGCCGTACCGCCCCAACTGGGTGTTTGGCGGGCCCTTCAAGACGCCCACCCCCAGCTCCGAGCCGCTTTACACCTCGAAGCCCGCCGCGCCGATActcttcctcagcagccgCTACGACCCAGTCGCGCCCCTCCATGTCGCCCGCGCCATGGCCAAGGAACATCCCGACTCGGGCGTCTTGATCCATTGGTCCATGGGACACACCACGGTGGGCGGCGGGCCGAGCCCGTGTACTTGGAATGCCGTCCGCGAGTACTTTTACGAGGGCAAGGTCCAGGGGAAAGAATTCTCTTGTCCCGCCGAGTGTGACCCGTGGGACGATGAGTGCAAAGTTACGCTTGACAAGAGAGCCGATGGAAAGGGGGATAGCTGGGATGTGTGGAAGAACATGACTGCGGCGCTTCGACAGACTCTTCGACCAAGGCCGTGGGGGATTGGAGGGCCATAA
- a CDS encoding acyl-CoA dehydrogenase, middle domain-containing protein: MASLRSFSRLARPVRPSISLRPAASFSPASSISCQKRLHSQKHPKGFAPPSQEELDELRERVYDFTRREIPEELAAKTDKSNAFPMEMWEKMGEAGFLGVTADEDYGGLGMGYQAHCIVLEEMSRASGSIALSYAAHSQLCVNQISLNGSPEQKQKYLPGLIAGTSVGALAMSESGSGSDVVSMRTSAKAVDGGYVLNGTKMWITNGPDAHVIVVYAKTEPEKGSKGITAFLVDTKAEGFSCARKLDKMGMRGSNTGELVFENVFVPTENILGKVNGGVRVLMEGLDLERLVLSAGPLGLMQASLDVALPFSHQRKQFGQPIAHNQLIQGRLADMYTKLQASRAYTYNTARMVDEQGVIRTEDCAGAILYAAERATEVALDCIQLLGGMGYTEEMPASRILRDAKLYEIGAGTSEIRRMVIGRAFNKKYANA, translated from the exons ATGGCCAGCCTCAGATCCTTCTCCAGACTCGCCCGCCCCGTGCGgccatccatctccctccGCCCTgccgcctccttctccccggcctcctccatctcatgcCAGAAGCGACTGCACTCCCAGAAGCACCCCAAGGGCTTCGCTCCGCCATCacaagaggagctggacgagCTGCGCGAGCGTGTCTACGACTTCACCCGCCGCGAGATCCCCGAGGAGCTCGCCGCCAAGACGGACAAGTCGAATGCCTTCCCCATGGAGATgtgggagaagatgggcgagGCCGGCTTCTTGGGAGTAACTGCTGATGAGGACTACGGCGGTCTGGGCATGGGTTATCAGGCGCACTGCATcgtgctggaggagatgtcGCGCGCCTCGGGTTCTATTGCCCTGAGCTACGCCGCGCACTCGCAGCTGTGCGTCAACCAGATCTCGCTCAACGGCAGCCctgagcagaagcagaagtaCTTGCCCGGCCTCATTGCGGGAACCAGCGTCGGTGCCCTGGCCATGTCCGAgtccggctccggctccgatGTCGTGAGCATGCGCACCtcggccaaggctgttgacGGCGGCTACGTGCTCAACGGCACCAAGATGTGGATCACCAACGGCCCTGATGCCCACGTTATCGTTGTCTACGCCAAGACGGAGCCTGAGAAGGGCTCCAAGGGCATCACCGCCTTCCTGGTCGACACCAAGGCTGAGGGATTCTCTTGCGCCCGCAAGCTCGACAAGATGGGCATGCGCGGCTCCAACACCGGCGAGCTCGTCTTTGAAAACGTCTTTGTGCCCACCGAGAACATCCTCGGCAAGGTCAACGGCGGTGTCCGCGTCCTCATGGAGGGTCTCGATCTCGAGCGCCTGGTCCTCAGTGCTGGACCTCTGGGTCTCATGCAGGCCTCTCTCGACGTCGCCCTGCCGTTTTCCCACCAGCGCAAGCAGTTTGGCCAGCCCATTGCCCACAACCAGCTGATTCAGGGCCGCCTTGCCGACATGTACACCAAGCTGCAGGCCTCGCGCGCCTACACTTACAACACCGCCCGCATGGTGGATGAGCAGGGCGTTATTCGCACCGAGGACTGTGCTGGCGCCATTCTCTACGCTGCTGAGAGGGCGACGGAGGTTGCGCTTGACTGCATCCAGCTGCTGGGCGGCATGGGCTACACTGAGGAGATGCCCGCGTCTAGAATACTAAGAGA TGCCAAGCTGTACGAGATTGGAGCTGGTACCTCGGAGATTCGCAGAATGGTCATTGGACGCGCCTTTAACAAGAAGTATGCCAATGCCTAA
- a CDS encoding carboxyl transferase domain-containing protein: protein MSLSRPCRQALRLSHQLRPSTKASSPSSQLLRRSAATLTPPHQAAAISRLQTNVDASSEEFKENERQMADVTARLQELTATIQKGGPQKARDKHIARNKMLPRDRVAALIDPGTTFLELSPMAGHELYPEAEVPAGGIITGVGVVEGVTCVIVANDSTVKGGTYYPITVKKHLRAQAVAQENKLPCIYLVDSGGANLPHQADVFPDQNHFGRIFYNQARMSSQGIPQIAVVMGPCTAGGAYVPAMSDESIIVQEQGHIFLAGPPLVKAATGEVVSHEDLGGGKMHSSVSGVTDYLAVDDAHAITLARRSISNLNWPARAASTNPPAATYAEPLYDPNELLGIATTNLRKPMPIREIIARIVDGSEFAEFKRDFGTTLVTGFASIYGQKVGIVANDGILFASSSVKGAHFIELCAQRGIPLVFLQNISGFMVGSASERDGIAKHGAKLVTAVACADVPKFTVVVGGSYGAGNYGMCGRAYSPRFLWMWPNARVGVMGGEQLASVMETVGKSVDPELKERIEKESEATYSSARLWDDGIIPPQHTRQYLGLGLRAAMGGRNEVKAGDTKFGVFRM from the exons ATGTCTCTCTCACGGCCCTGTCGCCAGGCCCTGCGCCTCTCCCACCAGCTGCGGCCCTCAAccaaagcatcatcaccatcatcacagtTGCTTCGTCGCAGCGCCGCAACCCTCACGCCTCCTCAccaagccgccgccatctcgcGCCTGCAAACAAACGTCGATGCCTCATCCGAGGAATTCAAAGAAAACGAGCGCCAAATGGCCGACGTCACCGCGCGCCTGCAGGAGCTCACGGCCACCATCCAAAAGGGCGGCCCGCAAAAGGCTCGCGACAAGCACATTGCCCGCAACAAGATGCTGCCGCGAGACCGAGTCGCCGCCCTGATTGACCCGGGCACCACGTTCCTCGAGCTGTCGCCAATGGCCGGCCACGAGCTGTATCCAGAGGCCGAGGTGCCTGCGGGCGGCATCATCACTGGTGTGGGCGTTGTCGAGGGCGTCACTTGCGTCATTGTTGCCAACGACAGCACCGTCAAGGGCGGCACGTATTATCCCATTACTGTGAAGAAGCACCTGAGAGCCCAGGCTGTAGCTCAAGAGAACAAGTTGCC CTGCATCTACCTCGTCGACAGCGGCGGCGCCAACCTCCCCCACCAGGCCGACGTCTTCCCCGACCAGAACCACTTTGGCCGCATCTTCTACAACCAGGCCCGCATGTCCTCCCAGGGCATCCCCCAGATCGCCGTCGTCATGGGCCCCTGCACCGCCGGCGGCGCCTACGTCCCCGCCATGAGCGACGAGAGCATCATCGTCCAGGAGCAAGGCCACATCTTCCTCGCCGGCCCCCCCTTGGTGAAAGCCGCCACCGGTGAGGTCGTCAGCCACGAGGACCTGGGCGGCGGCAAGATGCACTCGTCCGTGTCTGGTGTCACGGATTACCTCGCCGTGGATGACGCTCATGCCATCACCCTCGCTCGtcgcagcatctccaacctCAACTGGCCCGCCAGAGCAGCCTCTACTAACCCTCCCGCGGCCACCTACGCCGAGCCCCTCTACGACCCCAACGAGCTCCTGGGCATCGCCACCACCAACCTGCGCAAGCCCATGCCCATCCGCGAGATCATCGCCCGCATCGTCGACGGCTCAGAATTTGCAGAGTTCAAGCGCGACTTCGGCACCACCCTCGTCACGGGCTTCGCCTCCATCTACGGCCAGAAAGTAGGCATCGTCGCCAACGACGGcatcctcttcgcctcctcctccgtcaaGGGCGCCCACTTCATCGAGCTCTGCGCCCAGCGCGGCATCcccctcgtcttcctccagAACATCTCCGGCTTCATGGTCGGCTCCGCCTCCGAGCGCGACGGCATCGCCAAGCACGGCGCAAAGCTCGTCACCGCCGTCGCATGTGCTGACGTGCCCAAGTTcaccgtcgtcgtcggcggcAGCTACGGTGCGGGCAACTACGGCATGTGCGGCCGCGCATACAGCCCGCGATTCCTGTGGATGTGGCCCAACGCTCGCGTCGGCGTCATGGGCGGCGAGCAGCTCGCCTCCGTCATGGAGACGGTTGGCAAGTCGGTCGACCCggagctcaaggagcgcATTGAGAAGGAGAGCGAGGCTACTTACTCCTCGGCCCGTCTCTGG GACGACGGCATCATCCCTCCCCAGCACACCCGCCAATATCTCGGTCTCGGCCTGAGAGCCGCCATGGGAGGTCGCAACGAAGTCAAGGCCGGAGACACCAAATTCGGCGTCTTCCGAAtgtaa
- a CDS encoding elongation factor tu GTP binding domain-containing protein, protein MLTCFGVRKPHRYKPGTIALREIRRYNVKKPHRYKPGTVALREIRRYNVKKPHRYKPGTVALQTLPLRLADDTAPSPAPGPTSEPVAVPEEEPAKEPQPEAATSTPAEVVRAPASAPPFSAHHCHKCAWRGITIDIALWKFETPKYYVTVIDAPGHRDFIKNMITGTSQADCAILIIAAGTGEFEAGISKDGQTREHALLAYTLGVKQLIVAINKMDTANWDEARYYIY, encoded by the exons ATGCTAACATGTTTCGGTGTCAGGAAGCCTCACCGTTATAAGCCTGGTACCATCGCTCTCCGTGAGATTCGTCGATACAA CGTCAAGAAGCCTCACCGTTATAAGCCTGGCACCGTCGCTCTCCGTGAGATTCGTCGTTACAA CGTCAAGAAGCCTCACCGTTATAAGCCTGGTACCGTCGCTCTCC AGACTCTCCCTCTGCGATTGGCCGATGACACGGCCCCATCCCCCGCTCCCGGCCCCACTTCGGAGCCGGTTGCCGTTCCCGAAGAAGAGCCGGCCAAAGAGCCTCAACCTGAGGCAGCAACCTCCACCCCGGCCGAGGTGGTCCGTGCGCCGGCGTCGGCGCCACCTTTTTCCGCCCATCACTGCCACAAATGTG CGTGGCGTGGTATCACCATCGACATTGCTCTGTGGAAGTTCGAGACACCCAAGTACTATGTCACCGTCATTG ACGCTCCCGGCCACCGCGATTTCATCAAGAACATGATCACTGGTACTTCCCAGGCTGACTGcgccattctcatcattgCCGCTGGTACTGGTGAGTTCGAGGCTGGTATCTCCAAGGATGGCCAGACTCGTGAGCACGCTCTGCTCGCCTACACTCTGGGtgtcaagcagctcatcgttgccatcaacaagatggaCACTGCCAACTGGGACGAGGCTCGttactatatatattaa